One genomic region from Salvia hispanica cultivar TCC Black 2014 chromosome 2, UniMelb_Shisp_WGS_1.0, whole genome shotgun sequence encodes:
- the LOC125207955 gene encoding pentatricopeptide repeat-containing protein At1g30610, chloroplastic-like, translated as MLGGLSASESAVEVLQLGRNSLLPCGFPTLWRPVSVASFRREKQRIVSVRSALNDGVVFGKEFEFTPSFSEYLKAMEFLKNEKYQTLKGSDGSSSVGGDTPRGKKSVKRIVREKDNSGDEVIAAEGNSRKGKKGAWCKDDTKRDDRQNRDRDLMRNRKISDGSESESLSAERDAFKPLELGDDALGKPRVTRVDMEERIQKLAKCLNGADIDIPEWKFSEMMRSAQIRFSDHSILRLVQILGKLGNWKRVLQLIEWLQSRDRFKCHRPRYICTAALDALGKARRPVEALNLFYRMQGQMATYPDIVAYHCIAVTLGQAGYMKELFDVIDTMRSPPRKKFKTELLAKWDPRLEPDVIVYNAVLNACVRRQKWEGAFWVLQQLSEQNQPPSSTTYGLVMEVMLACGKYNLVYDFFKKVQKSYIPNALIYKVLINALWKEGKVDEAIMAVDEMERRGIVGTAGLYYDLARCLCSAGRCREALKQIDKICRVANKPLVVTYTGLMQACVESGNVENAAYIFDHMQKFCSPNLVTCNIMLKAFLDHGKFEDAKKLFLTLLDNSNFIRREEDYKVRVIPDIYTFNTMLDACATEKRWEDLEFVYAQMLRYGHHFNAKRHLRLILEARHAGKESILEMTWKRLVETGRPPPRLLVTEMFCTRLEQGDYAAALSYVVNFASIESQGFSRKSWSKLLIENAHRFPDRALHELVREGSVLLHRSENPALEHLLDSCKDFLRKQTLIDVKQVEVGTRFQDNAALVC; from the exons ATGCTTGGTGGTTTGTCAGCGTCTGAATCCGCCGTTGAAGTTCTTCAATTGGGCCGGAATTCGTTGCTTCCTTGTGGATTTCCGACGCTGTGGAGGCCTGTTTCTGTTGCTTCTTTTAGGAGGGAGAAGCAGAGGATAGTTTCGGTGAGAAGCGCTTTGAATGATGGAGTTGTTTTCGGTAAGGAATTTGAGTTCACGCCGTCGTTCAGCGAGTATTTGAAGGCGATGGAGTTTCTCAAGAATGAGAAATACCAAACCCTGAAAGGTAGTGACGGTAGTAGCAGTGTTGGCGGCGATACACCGAGGGGAAAGAAGAGTGTGAAGAGAATTGTGCGGGAAAAGGATAATAGCGGTGATGAGGTGATTGCAGCTGAAGGGAATTCGAGAAAGGGGAAGAAAGGGGCGTGGTGTAAAGATGATACGAAAAGGGATGATAGGCAGAATAGAGATAGGGATTTGATGCGGAATAGGAAGATAAGTGATGGCAGTGAGAGTGAGTCGTTGAGTGCGGAACGAGATGCGTTTAAGCCGTTGGAATTGGGCGATGATGCTTTGGGGAAGCCAAGAGTGACAAGGGTAGACATGGAGGAGAGAATACAGAAGCTTGCTAAATG TCTGAATGGTGCAGACATTGACATCCCCGAGTGGAAGTTCTCTGAAATGATGCGAAGTGCACAAATTAGATTCTCGGATCATTCTATTTTGAGGCTGGTTCAGATATTAGGTAAGTTAGGAAATTGGAAGCGGGTGCTCCAACTCATTGAATGGCTCCAATCTCGCGACCGCTTCAAATGTCACAGGCCAAG ATATATTTGTACTGCTGCACTGGATGCTCTTGGAAAGGCGAGGAGGCCAGTAGAGGCTCTGAATCTCTTCTATAGGATGcag GGGCAAATGGCTACCTATCCGGACATAGTAGCTTATCATTGTATAGCTGTCACTCTTGGACAAGCAGGGTATATGAAGGAACTATTTGACGTGATAGATACCATGAGGTCGCCTCCCAGAAAGAAGTTCAAAACCGAATTGCTTGCAAAGTGGGATCCAAGACTCGAACCAGATGTCATTGTCTATAACGCT GTGCTTAATGCTTGTGTTCGGCGCCAGAAATGGGAAGGGGCTTTTTGGGTTCTGCAGCAACTAAGCGAACAGAACCAACCACCTTCAAGCACAACGTATGGACTAGTTATGGAG GTCATGTTGGCATGTGGCAAGTATAACTTAGTTTACGATTTCTTCAAGAAGGTGCAGAAATCATATATACCGAACGCTCTAATTTATAAAG TTCTCATAAATGCTCTATGGAAGGAAGGAAAAGTCGATGAGGCCATAATGGCTGTTGATGAAATGGAGAGAAGAGGGATAGTTGGCACCGCTGGTCTCTATTATGACCTTGCTCGCTGCCTTTGTAGTGCAGGAAGGTGTCGTGAAGCACTAAAACAA ATTGACAAGATCTGCAGAGTTGCAAATAAACCACTTGTGGTTACTTACACTGGTTTAATGCAAGCTTGTGTGGAGTCTGGCAACGTTGAAAACGCAGCGTATATCTTCGATCATATGCAGAAGTTCTGTTCACCAAATTTAGTCACTTGCAACATAATGCTCAAAGCCTTTCTTGATCATGGAAAGTTTGAAGATGCTAAAAAGTTGTTTCTAACACTATTGGACAACAGCAACTTTATTCGCCGCGAAGAAGATTACAAAGTTAGGGTTATTCCCGATATCTACACGTTCAACACGATGCTAGACGCATGCGCCACAGAGAAAAGGTGGGAGGATCTTGAGTTTGTCTACGCACAGATGCTGAGATACGGCCACCACTTCAACGCAAAACGCCACCTTCGACTAATATTGGAAGCACGCCATGCCGGGAAG GAATCGATTCTGGAGATGACGTGGAAGCGCCTGGTGGAAACCGGACGGCCTCCCCCTCGTCTGCTCGTCACAGAAATGTTCTGCACGAGGCTGGAGCAGGGCGACTACGCGGCTGCTCTGTCTTACGTTGTGAACTTCGCCTCCATCGAATCACAGGGTTTCTCGAGAAAGTCCTGGTCGAAGCTCTTGATCGAGAATGCCCACCGGTTCCCGGACCGCGCCCTCCACGAGCTCGTCCGCGAAGGAAGCGTTCTTCTTCACCGGTCCGAAAACCCGGCTCTTGAACATCTACTGGATTCTTGCAAAGATTTTTTAAGGAAACAAACATTAATAGATGTGAAGCAAGTAGAAGTAGGAACTAGGTTTCAAGATAATGCTGCCTTAGTATGCTAA
- the LOC125203372 gene encoding UDP-arabinose 4-epimerase 1, whose amino-acid sequence MLSFNRIRAQPRSNRSMSLGGMDYADPKKKNNFCGKILMVSTLTALCILMLKHSPTFNTPSQFSSHEPGVTHVLVTGGAGYIGSHAALRLLKDFYRVTIVDNLSRGNLGAIRVLQQLFPEPGRLQFIYADLGDAKSVRKIFSENAFDAVMHFAAVAYVGESTMDPLKYYHNITSNTLVVLEAMAAHEVKTLIYSSTCATYGEPEQMPITEETPQVPINPYGKAKKMAEDIILDFHKNSDMAVMILRYFNVIGSDPEGRLGEAPRPELREHGRISGACFDAARGIIPGLKVRGTDYKTSDGTCIRDYIDVTDLVDAHVKALEKAKPGHVGIYNVGTGKGSSVNEFVAACKKATGVPIKVEFLPRRPGDYAEVYSDPSKIKNELNWTARHTNLEESLQVAWRWQKEHQNGYGTPLMMSA is encoded by the exons ATGCTGAGTTTCAATAGGATCAGAGCTCAGCCGAGGTCCAATAGATCTATGTCTCTAGGAG GCATGGATTATGCGGAtccaaagaagaaaaacaatttttgTGGTAAAATCTTGATGGTTTCCACTCTTACAGCATTGTGCATTCTTATGCTCAAGCATTCTCCAACTTTCAACACCCCAAGCCAA TTCTCTAGTCATGAACCTGGTGTGACTCATGTATTGGTAACCGGAGGTGCTGGATACATTGGTTCACATGCTGCATTGCGGCTTCTTAAGGATTTTTATCGTGTGACTATAGTG GACAATCTCTCGCGGGGGAACCTTGGTGCCATTCGTGTCCTCCAACAATTATTTCCTGAGCCGGGGAGGCTTCAGTTTATTTATGCCGATCTAGGAGATGCTAAATCG GTCCGGAAAATTTTCTCTGAGAATGCATTTGATGCAGTGATGCATTTTGCTGCCGTGGCATATGTTGGAGAGAGTACTATGGATCCACTCAA GTATTATCACAATATTACATCAAACACTCTTGTTGTATTAGAAGCCATGGCGGCTCATGAAGTGAAgacattaatttattctagCACGTGTGCAACGTACGGGGAACCTGAGCAGATGCCAATTACAGAAGAAACCCCACAG GTTCCCATAAATCCATACGGAAAAGCCAAGAAAATGGCAGAGGATATCATTCTTGATTTTCATAAGAACTCTGATATGGCTGTCATGATTTTAAG ATACTTCAATGTGATTGGTTCGGATCCTGAGGGAAGGCTCGGTGAAGCTCCCCGGCCTGAACTACGTGAACATGGGCGGATATCTGGTGCTTGTTTCGATGCTGCTCGTGGAATAATACCAGGTCTCAAG GTTCGTGGAACAGATTACAAGACTTCAGACGGCACCTGCATCCGTGACTACATTGATGTCACCGATCTAGTGGACGCTCATGTCAAAGCCCTCGAGAAGGCCAAGCCCGGGCATGTAGGCATCTACAACGTTGGTACAGGAAAAG GCAGTTCAGTGAATGAGTTCGTGGCAGCCTGCAAGAAGGCAACGGGGGTGCCCATAAAAGTCGAATTCCTTCCCCGCAGGCCCGGTGACTATGCAGAAGTGTACAGCGACCCGTCCAAGATCAAGAACGAGCTGAACTGGACAGCGAGACACACCAACCTCGAAGAGAGCTTGCAGGTCGCGTGGAGATGGCAGAAGGAACACCAGAATGGGTACGGCACTCCTCTGATGATGTCTGCGTAA
- the LOC125203384 gene encoding coatomer subunit epsilon-1-like, with protein sequence MAAVGGPDPLFGLRNNFYLGAYQGAINTSEIPNLSPDDAVERDCLVHRSYIALGSYQLVISEIDSSAATPLQAVKLLALYLSSPDNKENVISSLHEWLADPAVGGNPILRLIAGTIFMHEQDYNEALKHTHAGGTMELHALNVQIFLKMHRSDYAEKQLRVMQGVDEDHPLTQLANAWLNLAVGGSKIQEAYLIFQDFSERYAMTSLVLNGKAVCCMHKGEFDEAETLLLEALNRDAKDPETLANLVVCSLHLGKPASRYLSQLKLSHPNHTLVVRASAAEQSFDRAAQTVA encoded by the exons ATGGCGGCGGTTGGAGGACCCGACCCGTTGTTCGGATTGAGGAACAACTTTTACTTGGGGGCGTACCAGGGCGCAATCAACACCAGCGAAATCCCTAATCTCTCGCCCGACGACGCCGTTGAGAGGGACTGCCTCGTCCACCGATCTTACATTGCTCTCGGCAGTTATCAG CTGGTGATAAGTGAGATTGATTCCTCTGCGGCAACACCACTTCAGGCGGTGAAATTATTGGCTCTATATCTCTCCAGCCCTGACAACAag GAAAATGTAATTTCAAGTCTCCATGAGTGGTTGGCAGATCCTGCAGTTGGAGGCAACCCCATCTTACGACTTATTGCCGGGACTATATTCATGCACGAACAAGATTATAACGAAGCTTTGAAGCATACACACGCGGGAGGAACTATGGAGTT GCATGCTTTAAATGTCCAAATATTTCTTAAGATGCACCGTTCAGATTATGCTGAGAAACAATTGCGAGTCATGCAAGGAGTAGATGAAGACCACCCACTTACCCAACTTGCTAATGCATGGCTTAACTTGGCTGTG GGTGGTTCAAAGATCCAGGAGGCATATCTTATTTTCCAAGATTTCTCAGAGAGGTATGCAATGACTAGCTTGGTTCTGAATGGGAAGGCTGTTTGTTGCATGCACAAGGGGGAATTTGACGAGGCAGAGACCCTCCTGCTTGAGGCCCTAAACAGA GATGCCAAGGATCCAGAGACCCTTGCCAATCTGGTTGTTTGTAGTCTTCACCTTGGTAAACCAGCATCGCGCTACCTCAG CCAATTGAAACTGTCACACCCAAACCACACTCTCGTCGTACGTGCATCTGCAGCAGAGCAAAGTTTCGACAGAGCAGCCCAAACAGTCGCGTGA